A DNA window from Aspergillus nidulans FGSC A4 chromosome I contains the following coding sequences:
- a CDS encoding protein pkbA (transcript_id=CADANIAT00006526): protein MAPAPSALVFGSQTTLPSVEAASRLRAALLLDPRLYRMRTSIESLPEIWPALAISDPALERVAGPAEKSLRQLCRWLSHSEFPDATEISELPATFVTPFTVILHTVLYMHYTDENGSRGHADVLRAVRNNGGVQGFCTGFLTAVSVATSPDLEALSRQASVALRLAVAIGAYIDLDLLDSDVSSVAVRSRAGKKGLEETLAQFPGAYISVITDELNATVTAPRASLDALSQSLASNGLSAKRFDLRGRFHHPAHQKALEGLYNLVASNPVFQFSHSELLAPVYSNIDGQLLSSDSIIDTLLQSILVQRCDWYASISTALHKRSNGEKTSVVQFSLVECIPPSVLRQARLSVQRITDVPVQNSPATVPAPLNAVRARIQTSEPIAIIGMGCKFPGADTLDEYWQLLAQGTSMCRTMPEERFKTSSLRRSPGEKLKFWGNFVNDVDAFDHRFFKKSSREAASMDPQQRLVLQVAYQTLESAEYSGLSGIKASRDVGCYLGLCASDYTDNVASHPPNAFSSLGTLRAFLSGKISHFFGWTGPSITYDTACSSSAVAIQAACRALQTGECSMALAGGVSLYTSPNFYQNLSAASFLSPTGPTKPFDAKGDGYCRGEGVGLVFLKPLSSALADHDNIMGVIAAAAVNQNQNSTAITVPHSESQIELYRKVVSEAGLHPHDVSFVEAHGTGTPVGDPIEFTSIRTVFGGSNRANPLAIASVKGNIGHTEGAAACINNYGAAGSNAAMIVTEAPTGARSEKQGTLPKCPIYVSANTVSSLKEYCKELLRSLRGRSPDCLASLAFQLANSQNRGFPHALITSVTSKAELEDQLSAVVENRNNSLHTVAPTERPVVLAFGGQVARSVGLSRQVYDSSAVLRTHLSNCDDILTSAGLNSIFPAIFRKEPIADVVLLHSALFSAQYACAMTWIEAGVIPAALIGHSFGQLTALSVGRVLSLKDGLGLITERAKLMRDAWGPEHGSMVSVQADVQTVARLMKAAETKDPKDALEIACFNGPTSHVVVGSADAADRLEAALTQESIRYKRLAVSHGFHSKFTEPLLLGLEQCAERLTFRTPKYAIETCSSGSSWSEFNASMIVQHTRTPVYYTEALARIEAKLGACTWLEVGTGGSVAGMIRGALNVPSDHLIQAVNLAGETGTAALADATVNLWKSSHKLQFWAFHRSERECYQPLELPPYQFEKTRHWLDWKDTMTEQATVTQSTREETSVEEFLTFVKYKDSTKQQAEFRISTEHEKYSFFVKGHAVLAEPLCPAPLYIDLACKAGQMVYSDTSETLIIPSVEDLEIQAPLGVGDRVIILRLQQSPFLKTAWTFCFCSRPVMGNSAEEQLHASGTVVLRENDTKTAAEFSRFGRLVSSKRVQEMKSDPDCHILQGPVVYQLFSRVVSYADYYKGVQSVYASGAEVTGRIRLPPTVKDADTRRPLLVDNFIQTAGIHVNCLTDVGAKEVYVCTKVDRVQSAAAFTEDLANVDASWIVHSSYHPTSEKEVVNDIFVFNAATGELAMFILGAHFTRVQISSLGRVLSRANTADAAPIKVAVPVQSPALRAQPKRVLLPPLTKRSITRPTLEISEKLKKTLSRVVEVPVADIHDGGILADLGVDSLLGTEVLTEINQVFNVSIPADEFALLTDVASISKCLASYLGVHDSGSQPEDLADADSVESDSDMPTGAVTSGITTPDDAVSRLADLLAENLEYDGTIEASNNLADLGLDSILSIELANDIKKIFNCDVDMSQLNMESTFADLIALVPALNIEQSLSSVPASLTTQGSDFEMAQHAFEQIRFDYDIYTKETGFYDFWKRVYPAQSRLVLAYTVEAFAQLGCDLALMHPGDRLPKIGYLPAHEKLVQQLYNILRDGMLVATSDSGFVRSDKPVDPTSSTRLLEEINTIAPQHASEHSLLHITGSKLADCLTGTADPLNLLFRSKANRDLLAEVYLNGPMYAAISRLLCSFLGNAFSDRQSSGTFQILELGGGTGGTTGHVLDYLVRSGIPFTYTFSDVSGSFVAAARKKFAGRPYMEYQVIDIEKEPADSLTGKFHAVISTNCIHATTNLEISTGNIHRMLRPDGFVALVEFTRNMYWFDLVFGLLEGWWLFEDGRQHVIASESFWNTSMRKAGFQHVSWTDGDSFEARTLRIIAGFRAPAVNEIYTPRLDSRDTETAVESVMYKQADGIPLFADIYYPPSVSNEPRPIALMIHGGGHIMLSRKDIRPKQTAHLHTLGFLPVSIDYRLCPETTLTEGPMRDVSDAMAWARSTLCSLPLLCPGLTLDPSRVVVVGWSTGGHLAMTTAFTSIERGLSPPDAILAFYCPTDYEDRVWTQPNYPENTDVDGLSLMKYNLLEGVQDRPITAYNIPLTSRSNSKAGGTPAGGWMAPDDPRSRIVLHMNWKGQCLPVLLRGLPPSNSLSPGDAEKLISQPQPEIEEIQRVSPYAQIRRGVYRTPTFVIHGTDDDLIPYEQSVRTVQALKDMGVRAEVSVPQGKAHLFDMFKDADGSSWEVVKRGYDFLKEEVSGK from the exons ATGGCTCCGGCACCATCCGCTCTTGTTTTCGGTTCCCAGACTACTTTGCCGTCTGTCGAAGCGGCCTCAAGACTGCGTGCGGCGTTGCTCCTCGACCCTCGTCTATATCGGATGCGTACCTCGATCGAGTCGCTGCCCGAGATATGGCCCGCATTAGCCATCTCCGACCCTGCACTAGAACGTGTTGCTGGCCCTGCCGAGAAGTCTTTACGGCAGCTATGTCGTTGGCTATCCCACTCAGAGTTTCCTGACGCCACAGAGATCTCGGAACTTCCAGCGACATTCGTCACGCCGTTTACGGTCATCCTCCATACCGTCCTGTATATGCACTATACAGATGAAAACGGTAGTCGGGGACATGCGGATGTTCTCAGAGCCGTTCGGAACAATGGGGGCGTGCAGGGCTTCTGCACGGGCTTCCTCACAGCAGTGTCGGTTGCCACGAGCCCTGACCTTGAGGCGTTGAGTCGTCAAGCAAGCGTCGCGTTGAGGCTGGCTGTTGCGATTGGTGCATATATAGACCTGGATCTTCTAGACTCAGATGTCAGCTCAGTTGCTGTCAGGTCTCGCGCTGGCAAGAAAGGCCTGGAAGAGACTCTCGCGCAATTCCCTGGT GCATATATCTCAGTAATTACGGATGAATTAAATGCTACGGTCACTGCACCCAGGGCCTCGCTTGACGCTCTCTCTCAGTCGCTCGCGTCAAACGGACTTTCCGCCAAACGATTTGATTTGCGAGGTCGATTCCACCATCCCGCACATCAGAAAGCTCTTGAGGGTCTGTACAATCTGGTAGCGTCGAACCCGGTCTTTCAGTTTTCCCACTCAGAGTTGCTCGCTCCCGTATACTCTAATATCGACGGGCAGCTTCTCTCTTCGGATTCTATCATCGATACGCTGCTTCAGTCCATACTAGTTCAGCGTTGCGATTGGTATGCGTCTATCTCAACGGCTCTGCATAAGCGCAGCAACGGAGAGAAGACAAGCGTCGTTCAATTCAGTCTAGTTGAGTGCATTCCCCCTTCCGTCCTGCGCCAGGCTCGTCTTTCTGTGCAGCGGATAACGGACGTGCCCGTGCAAAACTCACCTGCAACTGTGCCTGCTCCATTGAACGCTGTGAGAGCAAGAATACAGACTTCAGAGCCCATCGCAATCATCGGCATGGGCTGCAAGTTTCCGGGGGCGGATACCCTGGACGAGTACTGGCAGCTGCTAGCTCAAGGGACATCCATGTGCCGTACCATGCCCGAGGAACGATTCAAGACATCTAGTTTACGAAGATCGCCGGGCGAGAAACTCAAGTTCTGGGGTAACTTTGTCAATGACGTGGATGCCTTTGACCATcggttcttcaagaagtcgTCTCGTGAGGCGGCGAGCATGGATCCTCAACAGCGGCTTGTGCTGCAGGTTGCTTATCAGACATTAGAGTCGGCGGAGTATTCTGGTCTCTCTGGGATCAAGGCCAGCAGAGATGTCGGGTGTTATCTGGGGTTATGTGCCTCAGACTACACCGATAACGTGGCCTCACACCCACCCAATGCATTTTCCAGCCTTGGAACACTGAGGGCATTTCTATCCGGAAAAATCAGCCATTTCTTCGGCTGGACAGGACCGTCAATTACATATGACACTGCATGCTCTTCCTCAGCTGTAGCAATTCAAGCTGCCTGCCGGGCTTTGCAGACGGGCGAATGCTCGATGGCGCTAGCGGGGGGAGTCAGTCTGTACACGAGCCCTAACTTCTACCAGAACCTCTCAGCCGCTTCTTTCCTGAGTCCTACTGGCCCAACGAAGCCATTTGATGCAAAGGGAGATGGTTACTGTCGTGGAGAAGGGGTGGGGTTGGTCTTTTTGAAACCCCTATCTTCAGCCCTGGCCGATCACGATAACATCATGGGGGTGATTGCTGCGGCCGCAGTCAACCAGAATCAAAATTCGACCGCCATCACGGTGCCGCATTCTGAGTCACAGATCGAACTTTACAGAAAGGTTGTCTCTGAGGCTGGCTTGCATCCACATGACGTCTCGTTTGTCGAGGCCCATGGGACCGGCACGCCTGTGGGTGATCCTATCGAATTCACCAGTATTCGAACCGTATTCGGCGGTAGCAATCGAGCCAACCCTCTCGCCATTGCATCGGTCAAGGGAAACATTGGGCACACAGAAGGCGC CGCAGCTTGCATCAATAACTATGGTGCAGCTGGGAGCAATGCTGCCATGATCGTGACTGAGGCCCCAACCGGTGCAAGATCAGAGAAGCAGGGGACCCTACCAAAGTGTCCCATTTACGTTTCTGCCAATACTGTTTCAAGTCTGAAGGAGTACTGCAAAGAGCTGCTCCGATCTTTGCGTGGCCGTTCTCCAGACTGCCTTGCTAGTCTCGCTTTCCAGCTTGCCAACTCCCAGAACCGCGGCTTTCCACATGCACTGATTACTTCGGTCACTTCGAAAGCTGAACTGGAGGACCAGCTGTCAGCAGTTGTTGAGAACAGGAATAATTCATTGCATACGGTTGCTCCAACAGAACGTCCGGTTGTTCTCGCATTTGGTGGTCAAGTGGCCAGGTCAGTCGGCCTCAGTCGCCAGGTTTATGACTCTTCTGCGGTCCTCCGAACACATCTGAGTAATTGCGATGATATCCTCACCTCAGCCGGTTTAAATAGTATTTTTCCTGCTATATTTCGGAAGGAGCCAATCGCTGATGTTGTTCTGCTACACTCTGCGTTGTTTTCGGCCCAGTACGCCTGCGCTATGACCTGGATAGAGGCCGGGGTTATCCCAGCTGCCCTAATCGGCCACAGTTTTGGCCAGTTGACTGCTCTATCAGTCGGCAGGGTCCTTTCTCTAAAGGACGGACTCGGTTTGATCACAGAACGCGCAAAGCTTATGCGGGACGCCTGGGGCCCAGAGCATGGCTCGATGGTTTCGGTTCAGGCAGATGTCCAGACCGTCGCTCGCCTGATGAAAGCAGCTGAGACCAAGGATCCAAAAGATGCGCTCGAAATTGCCTGTTTTAATGGGCCGACCAGCCACGTTGTTGTCGGCAGTGCAGATGCCGCTGATCGCCTGGAGGCCGCTCTTACTCAGGAGTCTATCAGGTATAAACGGCTCGCCGTCTCGCATGGCTTCCATTCCAAATTCACTGAGCCGCTACTGCTTGGGCTGGAACAGTGCGCTGAGAGACTAACCTTCCGCACGCCAAAATACGCCATCGAGACGTGCTCGAGTGGCTCATCTTGGTCGGAGTTCAACGCATCCATGATCGTGCAACACACGCGGACCCCTGTCTACTACACAGAAGCCCTCGCTCGAATTGAGGCCAAGCTGGGCGCATGCACATGGCTCGAGGTGGGTACCGGAGGTTCCGTGGCTGGAATGATTCGTGGTGCACTCAATGTCCCCTCAGACCATCTGATCCAAGCTGTTAATCTCGCAGGCGAGACTGGTACCGCAGCCCTGGCGGATGCGACGGTCAATCTCTGGAAGTCCAGTCATAAATTGCAGTTCTGGGCTTTCCACCGGAGCGAGAGAGAGTGCTACCAACCGCTTGAGCTTCCCCCCTACCAATTCGAGAAGACGAGACACTGGCTTGACTGGAAAGACACAATGACCGAGCAAGCTACAGTCACCCAATCAACGAGGGAGGAGACCTCTGTTGAGGAGTTCTTGACGTTCGTCAAGTACAAAGATAGTACAAAGCAACAGGCTGAATTCCGAATAAGCACGGAGCACGAAAAGTActctttctttgtcaaagGCCACGCTGTGCTCGCAGAGCCCTTGTGCCCTGCACCTTTATACATTGATCTTGCCTGCAAAGCTGGTCAGATGGTGTATTCTGACACCAGTGAGACTCTCATTATACCCAGTGTCGAGGATCTAGAGATCCAGGCTCCGCTGGGTGTAGGCGACCGTGTCATCATCCTCCGGCTGCAACAGTCACCCTTCTTAAAGACGGCATGGACGTTTTGTTTCTGCAGTAGACCTGTCATGGGCAACTCAGCTGAGGAACAGCTCCATGCCTCAGGGACAGTCGTCCTACGCGAAAACGACACTAAAACAGCGGCCGAGTTCTCCCGCTTTGGCCGCCTGGTAAGCAGCAAGCGTGTTCAGGAAATGAAATCTGACCCAGACTGTCATATCCTGCAAGGACCAGTGGTGTACCAGCTCTTCAGCAGAGTCGTCAGCTATGCAGACTACTACAAGGGCGTGCAGAGCGTGTATGCTTCTGGAGCAGAAGTGACGGGCAGGATCAGGCTGCCCCCAACCGTTAAGGATGCCGACACACGGCGGCCATTACTCGTCGACAATTTCATCCAGACCGCTGGCATTCATGTTAACTGCCTAACCGACGTCGGTGCTAAGGAAGTCTACGTCTGCACCAAGGTCGACCGCGTACAGTCTGCGGCGGCCTTTACCGAGGACCTGGCCAACGTCGATGCCTCTTGGATTGTGCACTCTTCTTATCATCCGACGAgtgagaaggaggttgtGAATGATATATTTGTCTTTAATGCAGCCACAGGAGAACTGGCAATGTTCATTCTTGGAGCACACTTTACCAGGGTCCAGATTTCGTCGCTTGGGAGGGTCCTCTCTCGTGCCAATACAGCAGATGCTGCGCCGATCAAGGTGGCCGTACCGGTCCAGTCACCTGCCCTGAGAGCACAACCAAAGAGGGTCTTGCTGCCACCTCTTACCAAGCGTTCGATAACAAGACCGACTTTAGAGATATCTGAAAAGCTCAAGAAAACACTGAGTCGCGTTGTCGAGGTCCCGGTCGCCGACATCCACGACGGCGGAATCCTCGCAGACCTGGGCGTAGACTCCCTGCTAGGAACAGAAGTCTTGACTGAGATCAACCAGGTATTCAATGTCTCTATCCCTGCTGATGAATTTGCGCTCTTGACAGATGTGGCCTCAATTTCGAAATGCTTGGCCTCGTACCTCGGCGTGCATGACAGTGGCTCTCAGCCTGAGGACCTGGCCGATGCAGACTCTGTTGAGTCTGATTCAGACATGCCAACAGGCGCTGTCACGTCCGGCATTACCACTCCAGATGACGCGGTAAGCAGGCTCGCAGATTTGCTGGCTGAAAATTTGGAGTACGACGGGACTATTGAGGCATCGAACAACCTGGCGGATCTTGGCCTGGATTCGATACTGAGCATTGAGCTGGCAAACGACATTAAAAAGATCTTTAACTGCGACGTCGACATGTCGCAGCTGAACATGGAATCGACCTTTGCAGATCTAATTGCCCTTGTACCGGCCCTGAATATAGAGCAAAGCCTGTCGTCTGTTCCGGCGTCGCTAACAACGCAGGGCAGTGACTTCGAAATGGCGCAGCACGCGTTTGAGCAAATACGATTCGACTACGATATCTATACTAAGGAGACTGGTTTCTACGACTTTTGGAAGAGGGTCTATCCTGCCCAATCCAGGCTCGTGCTTGCCTATACTGTCGAGGCATTTGCTCAGCTTGGATGCGATCTCGCCCTGATGCATCCAGGCGACCGGCTACCCAAGATCGGGTATCTTCCCGCTCACGAGAAGCTTGTGCAGCAGTTATACAACATCCTGAGAGATGGGATGTTAGTTGCGACCAGCGACTCTGGTTTTGTTCGCTCAGACAAGCCTGTCGATCCCACATCGTCGACAAGAttgctggaagagatcaaTACGATAGCACCGCAGCACGCCTCTGAACATTCGCTACTTCATATTACAGGCTCTAAGTTGGCCGATTGCTTGACTGGGACCGCTGATCCTCTGAACCTGCTCTTCCGGTCAAAGGCAAACAGGGActtgctggcggaggtgtACCTGAATGGACCTATGTACGCTGCTATCTCCCGACTCCTTTGCAGCTTTCTAGGAAACGCCTTCTCAGATAGACAGTCTTCTGGTACATTCCAGATCTTGGAGCTAGGAGGGGGAACGGGAGGCACAACAGGCCATGTCCTCGACTACCTTGTTCGCTCTGGTATACCATTCACTTACACATTCAGCGACGTGTCTGGTTCCTTCGTTGCGGCCGCTAGAAAAAAGTTCGCTGGCCGGCCCTATATGGAGTATCAGGTCATCGACATTGAAAAGGAGCCGGCCGACTCGCTAACCGGAAAATTCCATGCAGTCATATCAACTAATTGCATCCATGCCACGACTAATCTCGAGATCTCAACAGGAAACATCCACAGAATGCTCCGCCCGGATGGATTTGTGGCACTTGTCGAGTTTACACGCAATATGTATTGGTTTGATCTCGTCTTTGGACTGCTTGAGGGTTGGTGGTTGTTTGAGGATGGGCGTCAGCATGTCATCGCATCAGAATCCTTCTGGAACACAAGCATGCGCAAGGCTGGGTTCCAGCATGTTTCGTGGACGGATGGAGATAGTTTTGAGGCACGTACATTGAGGATCATCGCCGGTTTCAGAGCGCCGGCCGTCAACGAGATCTATACACCAAGACTCGATAGCAGGGATACAGAAACGGCGGTTGAGAGTGTGATGTACAAGCAGGCAGACGGAATCCCCCTATTTGCGGACATATACTATCCTCCCTCTGTCTCTAATGAACCGCGTCCGATAG CCCTGATGATCCACGGAGGCGGCCACATTATGCTCTCTCGCAAGGACATTCGTCCAAAGCAAACGGCGCACCTGCACACGCTAGGCTTCCTCCCGGTCTCTATCGACTACCGTCTCTGCCCCGAGACTACGTTGACAGAAGGGCCAATGAGGGATGTTAGCGACGCCATGGCCTGGGCGCGGAGTACCCTTTGTTCGTTGCCATTACTGTGTCCTGGCTTGACCCTTGATCCCTCGCGCGTTGTCGTTGTCGGCTGGTCGACAGGCGGGCATCTTGCCATGACAACAGCATTCACATCCATTGAACGGGGCCTATCTCCTCCCGACGCAATTCTGGCTTTTTACTGCCCGACCGACTACGAGGACCGTGTTTGGACGCAGCCAAATTATCCAGAGAATACAGATGTTGATGGTCTATCCCTGATGAAGTATAACCTGCTCGAGGGTGTACAGGATCGTCCGATAACAGCTTACAACATCCCCCTTACATCTAGGTCTAATTCTAAGGCAGGTGGGACTCCAGCCGGGGGATGGATGGCACCGGATGACCCCCGATCAAGGATTGTCCTGCATATGAATTGGAAGGGCCAGTGTCTTCCCGTTTTGTTGCGTGGATTGCCTCCTAGCAATTCCCTTTCTCCAGGCGATGCTGAGAAGTTGATttctcaaccacaaccagagattgaggagatccAGCGTGTTAGTCCCTACGCGCAGATCCGAAGGGGAGTTTATCGCACCCCAACATTTGTCATTCATGGCACAGATGATGATCTTATCCCCTATGAGCAGAGTGTACGGACTGTGCAGGCTTTGAAGGACATGGGCGTTCGTGCTGAAGTCAGTGTGCCACAGGGAAAGGCGCATCTGTTTGATATGTTCAAAGACGCAGACGGGAGTTCGTGGGAAGTTGTAAAGAGAGGGTACGATtttttgaaggaggaggtgtCTGGGAAGTAA
- the tpcA gene encoding O-methyltransferase cicE (transcript_id=CADANIAT00006527): MERFPRSAADAQQLLQLAELFKQSAEIIAEEWNKEDFSRIKAETNSIKSNLGSLDTARILPSPRLHEATRTVLAITGAATELVAEPYSRIQEVACQYFESRALFVAAERRIPDLLAGAGEYGLSVGEIAEATGIEERKLSRILRCLCSIHIFRQIGTDRFANNRISAALKNNEPLRAYVQLFNLDIYTASDQLPKYLLSSQGASYKVHETAWQKAVGTTKARWDWLAERVSLDEVRPKEAPYPGLPDVRHLQPGPDGKYARPELDNFGLAMVGGGKVSGAAHAYDFPWASLGDALVVDVGGGVGGFVLQLLPAYPQLRYIVQDRAEVLQQAQEEIWPVEAPEAVADGRVQFMEHNFFQPNPVKGADVYWLRGIFYCVQILSALRTSMAPTSRILVCDQVMNTTAGCDEIPPAPSPLPANYGYYMRYPHHRDLAMMSIINGIERTPAQFTELVKQAGLKVNKIWNCRSMVGIVEIGLKNEKDRHHRRLSYMGFGNYTQLGIGFFSSAKGPVRDELQADEQA; this comes from the exons ATGGAACGCTTCCCCCGGTCCGCCGCGGACGCACAACaacttcttcagcttgccgAACTGTTTAAGCAATCCGCCGAGATAATCGCAGAGGAATGGAACAAAGAGGATTTCTCTCGGATTAAGGCCGAGAccaacagcatcaagagcaaTCTAGGCAGTCTGGACACTGCTCGGATCCTCCCTAGCCCCCGTCTGCACGAGGCAACGCGGACTGTGCTTGCCATCACAGGCGCAGCAACGGAGCTGGTAGCAGAGCCGTACAGTCGAATCCAGGAAGTTGCCTGCCAGTATTTTGAATCGCGGGCCCTTTtcgttgctgctgagcgccgtattccagatcttcttgctggagCCGGTGAGTATGGGCTGAGCGTCGGTGAGATTGCTGAAGCTACTGGAATAGAAGAGCGGAAACTAT CTCGTATCCTGCGTTGTCTCTGCTCAATCCATATCTTCCGACAGATAGGAACTGATCGGTTCGCCAACAACCGGATCTCTGCTGCCCTGAAGAATAACGAGCCACTGCGCGCATATGTTCAGCTCTT CAATCTCGACATCTACACCGCATCTGACCAGCTCCCCAAGTATCTGCTTAGCTCGCAGGGTGCTTCTTACAAAGTGCACGAGACAGCATGGCAAAAGGCCGTGGGCACTACAAAGGCACGGTGGGACTGGTTGGCTGAACGGGTTTCACTCGACGAGGTGCGACCAAAGGAGGCTCCATACCCCGGACTGCCGGATGTCAGGCACTTGCAACCCGGTCCAGACGGCAAGTACGCGCGTCCTGAGCTGGATAATTTTGGACTGGCGATGGTTGGCGGAGGGAAAGTTTCGGGGGCGGCGCATGCATACG ACTTCCCCTGGGCATCCCTCGGCGATGCCCTAGTTGTGGACGTTGGCGGGGGTGTCG GTGGATTCGTCCTGCAACTGCTACCAGCATATCCCCAGCTCCGATATATTGTGCAAGACCGCGCCGAGGTTCTGCAGCAGGCACAGGAGGAGATCTGGCCTGTTGAAGCCCCTGAGGCTGTAGCCGACGGCCGGGTACAGTTCATGGAGCACAATTTCTTCCAGCCGAACCCCGTTAAGGGGGCAGATGTTTACTGGTTACGTGGAATCTT TTACTGCGTGCAGATTCTCTCAGCTCTGCGCACCTCGATGGCTCCCACATCGCGCATTCTGGTATGCGATCAGGTCATGAACACGACGGCCGGCTGCGATGAGATCCCCCCTGCCCCGTCGCCACTGCCGGCTAATTATGGCTATTACATGCGGTACCCGCACCACCGGGATctggcgatgatgtcgatTATCAATGGAATTGAGAGGACTCCGGCGCAATTCACGGAACTGGTGAAGCAAGCTGGTCTCAAGGTTAACAAGATCTGGAATTGTCGGAGTATGGTTGGGATTGTGGAGATTGGCTT AAAGAACGAGAAAGATCGCCATCACCGCCGTCTCAGCTACATGGGGTTCGGCAATTACACCCAATTAGGGATTG gcttcttttcttccgcaAAAGGCCCCGTGCGTGACGAACTGCAG GCTGACGAACAGGCGTAG
- a CDS encoding uncharacterized protein (transcript_id=CADANIAT00006528), with amino-acid sequence MAVVKVKVKRRRPEVSFILGGILEARIYKEKELPAGPSSACEQEDQKYCDKMRRPIMRPRRIESIAIDWLLSAASFG; translated from the exons ATGGCCGTAGTAAAGGTCAAGGTAAAG CGACGTCGACCAGAAGTGTCGTTCATTCTTGGAGGTATTCTGGAAG CGAGAATATATAAGGAGAAGGAACTCCCTGCTGGACCATCCTCTGCATG tgagcaagaagatcagAAATACTGCGATAAGATGCGGAGACCGATcatgaggccgaggaggattGAAAGCATCGCGATTGACTGGCTACTTTCGGCTGCCAGTTTTGGCTGA
- a CDS encoding protein cicD (transcript_id=CADANIAT00006529), with the protein MVGSRHPDQCAKRWHHSLDPNVKRGPWTMEEDSSLLEAVQKIGRDWKEIGRELFPSRSTTDIKNRYVILSRRRGPSPAIPENCSSIDIETHSSSLADSKPPIPAELLTPEVDFSIANTPCELDSSNLAPDTLSINMTLPSDLPSYLSLPLPDTAETDHALDESSTAWEIPDWTAFDNQCLFTPGASELEGSFTSRNHEEPPQPLPVPDIPGPSTLVLEDLRPETVNLVIDTLLRTNSKFGMRMYNTGS; encoded by the exons ATGGTTGGCAGCCGTCACCCTGACC AATGTGCAAAGCGATGGCATCACTCACTCGATCCCAACGTAAAGCGCGGTCCCTGGACGATGGAAGAGGACAGCTCTCTTCTCGAAGCCGTGCAAAAGATTGGCCGGGACTGGAAAGAGATCGGACGAGAGCTTTTCCCCAGTCGGTCCACGACGGATATCAAGAACCG CTATGTTATCCTaagccgccgccgcggaCCCTCCCCAGCCATCCCAGAGAACTGTTCGAGCATCGATATCGAAACGCATTCGTCGTCTCTTGCGGACAGCAAGCCACCCATCCCTGCCGAGTTGCTCACTCCCGAGGTCGACTTCTCTATCGCTAATACTCCTTGTGAGCTGGATAGTTCCAACCTAGCCCCAGATACCCTAAGCATAAACATGACGCTGCCTTCTGACCTCCCTTCTTAcctgtctcttcctcttcccgaCACAGCCGAAACAGATCATGCTCTTGACGAATCCAGTACAGCATGGGAGATACCAGACTGGACGGCTTTTGACAATCAATGTCTCTTCACGCCCGGCGCATCTGAGCTTGAGGGCAGTTTTACCAGCCGTAATCATGAGGAGCCACCTCAACCATTACCAGTACCCGATATCCCGGGTCCCAGCACgcttgtccttgaagatcttCGGCCGGAGACGGTCAACCTAGTGATCGACACGCTGCTGAGGACAAACTCGAAGTTTGGAATGCGAATGTACAACACGGGGTCCTGA